The DNA region TGATGCGGTTCTCGATCTGGTCGCTCATGCCCAGGCCGTGTCGCCCGCCGATCCGGTTCGCCTCGTGGACGAGTTCGACCGGGTCGGCGTACTCGACGCCGTTGAGGGCGACCGGCCGACCCAGCTCGAACGTGATCGTCACGTCCTCGGTCTCGATGTGCACGGCCGGGTCCCAGAAGCGCACACCCATGATCGGCTCGACGGTCTCGAGCGAGACGTCCAGGTGCTCGAGTGTTTTGGCCTCGTGTGTGGCCCCCCAGATGTTCGCGTCGGTCGAGTATGCCTTCTCGGCGCTGTCGCGGTAGGGGAAGCCGTGCTCGGTGAGCCACGCCGACATCTCGGCGCGACCGCCGAGCTCGGTGACGAAGTCGGCGTCCAGCCAGGGCTTGTAGATGCGCAGGCGGGGGTTGGCGAGCAGGCCGTAGCGGTAGAACCGCTCGATGTCGTTGCCCTTGTAGGTGGAACCGTCGCCCCAGATGTCCACGCCGTCGTCCTTCATGGCGCGCACCAGCAGCGTGCCGGTGACCGCACGGCCCAGCGGGGTGGTGTTGAAGTACGTCTTGCCGCCCGAGCGGATGTGGAAGGCTCCGCAGGCCAGGGCGCCCAGACCCTCCTCGACCAGCGCGGTCTTGCAGTCGACCAGGCGTGAGATCTCGGCGCCGTACTCCAGCGCGCGGCCGGGGATCGCGTCGATGTCATCCTCGTCGGGCTGGCCGAGATCGCCGGTGTACGTGCACGGCACAGCGCCCTTGTCGCGCATCCAGGCCACGGCGACGGATGTGTCCAGGCCCCCGGAGAAGGCGATGCCGACGCGTTCGCCGACGGGCAGGGACTGGAGCACTTTCGACATGGACTCCAGCTTATCGTCGGCGCTGGGCCTCATCCGGCCCGCCGATGAGCAGGTCGCGCAGTACGCCCGAGAATTCGCGGTCACCCACTGATGCGGCCGGCCGGCGGGCCGGCCGGTGCAGGGCTGCGGCCCGTGGTGACCCGTCGCCGGCTCAACCAGATCACCACAGCACCGATCGCCGTCAGCACGAGGGCGATCGTGACGAAACGGACGCCGACGCCGACGTACCCGCCGACCAGACCGCCGGGCACGACGTTCGGGTTGAAGAAGGTGTACGGGTACCAGAAGGGCGCACCGGTGCGCGGATCCACCGTGACCGGACCGCGGAACAGAGTGTAGAAGCCCCACCAGATCGGGAAGACCGGCAGGGCCACGAGCGCGGTCCATGGCACTGTGCGGAGGCGGGGCGCGAGCAGCAGGTCGGCGATCAGGAACAGCGGCACCACCACGTGGACCACCTCGTTGGACCACAACACGCGCGTCCCCTCCGGCACCGGGGGTGAGCGGAGCACGACGTTATAGACGATGCCCGTCCAGATCATGTAGGTCGTGACCGCGGCCAGCGCTGCCGCGATGAGGGGCGGCTCGTCCGCCCCGCGACGCCGAGCCCACCAGGTCCAGCCCGCGGCTGCGCCCAGCGAGAGCATCGCGAGGATGTTGGCCTGCACCGAGAACAGGCTGAAGAAGTTCGCCACGGTCGTGGCCAGGTCCCAGCCCCGGTCCACTGCCGCACCGGCGCTGGCCACGAGCTGCACCGTCAACGCCACGGCGATCACGACGGCGACCGCGGCACGCACGCACGCCCAGGCCCTCGCGCTCATCGCGGCGCCTCCCCAGGCAGCGGTCGTGCGCGGCCCCCCGGCCGCCGTGCCGTCATGACCGTCACCTTATCCTCACGTTCGGATGGCCCCGGGCACGCACGGACACGGTCCGGCGAAGCGGCCGACCACCGCCGGATAGGATGGGGTGTAACCGTCCGATAACGGGGGAGTAGCCCATGCCAGGCATCGTGATCGTCGGAGTCCAGTGGGGAGACGAGGGCAAGGGTAAGGCGACGGACCTTCTCGGCGGTCGC from Microbacterium sp. zg-B185 includes:
- the argG gene encoding argininosuccinate synthase, whose amino-acid sequence is MSKVLQSLPVGERVGIAFSGGLDTSVAVAWMRDKGAVPCTYTGDLGQPDEDDIDAIPGRALEYGAEISRLVDCKTALVEEGLGALACGAFHIRSGGKTYFNTTPLGRAVTGTLLVRAMKDDGVDIWGDGSTYKGNDIERFYRYGLLANPRLRIYKPWLDADFVTELGGRAEMSAWLTEHGFPYRDSAEKAYSTDANIWGATHEAKTLEHLDVSLETVEPIMGVRFWDPAVHIETEDVTITFELGRPVALNGVEYADPVELVHEANRIGGRHGLGMSDQIENRIIEAKSRGIYEAPAMALLFIAYERLVNGILNEDTLATYHEQGRRLGRLMYEGRWLEPQSLMLRESIQKWVGSTINGTVALRLRRGEDYTILDTTGPNLSYAPAKLSMERVGDAAFGPTDRIGQLTMRNLDIADSRARLEQYAGLGMIGGATGALVGRITSGEADEITESAAPADAETEALEEAIEAASESVMYDAGTD
- a CDS encoding Pr6Pr family membrane protein, whose amino-acid sequence is MSARAWACVRAAVAVVIAVALTVQLVASAGAAVDRGWDLATTVANFFSLFSVQANILAMLSLGAAAGWTWWARRRGADEPPLIAAALAAVTTYMIWTGIVYNVVLRSPPVPEGTRVLWSNEVVHVVVPLFLIADLLLAPRLRTVPWTALVALPVFPIWWGFYTLFRGPVTVDPRTGAPFWYPYTFFNPNVVPGGLVGGYVGVGVRFVTIALVLTAIGAVVIWLSRRRVTTGRSPAPAGPPAGRISG